CCATGACGCTGAAGTTTGCAGGAATTAATCCAATCGAGCATTCTTCTACAGTTGAGATGAAAAAACTTGCACAAAATGTTGAGGCAGCAACGAATGGTGAAGTAAAAGTAAGGGTGTTCCCTGCTGGTCAGTTGGGCGACTATAGCCTTGTCTATGAAGAAATTACCAAAGGAACTATAGATATGGCTCTCATCCCGATTCCGACAGAATATGAATCTAGGCACCAGATAACAATGGTACCAGGACTTGTCAGAAATTATGATGAGATAGGTGAGGTTTTCGCGAGGGATGGCTGGCTCTACAATGTGGTAAAAGATCTTCACGAAGGGCTTGACGTTGTATTTCTAGGCTTCCAAATAGAAGGTTTTGGCGGAATAGGATCATCTAAAGAAATAAGTGATCCGCTAAATCCCGACACCCCGAAAAATATGCTTTGCCGTATTTCGACAATGGAACTAGACAAAATGGTTATGGATGCTCTGGGTTATCCCACGGTTACAATACCTTATTCAGACCTCTACACCGCGCTTCAGACCGGCGTAGCTGAAGGTTGGTACGGCGGTGCGGCAATTCACACATATCAGAGTTTCAGAGATGTTCTTGACTATTGGTATAATTTTAACTTGTTCCTTGAAACCTACCAGTTCGTTGTCTCAAAGCAAAGTTGGGACAAGATGACACCTGAACAGCAGAGAATAATCGCGACTGAAGCCGAGGCACTTTGCGTCAACAGCATAGACATAGCGAAAAGCGAAGAAAAAGACTGCCTTGAAAAGATGAAAGAGGCGGGGATGAATGTTTATATTTATAGTTCCGATGAACTAGAACCTATCAATCATCAGATAAGAACGAAGGTATGGCCGCAGCTCGACCAACTGCTTGGAAAGGAACTTACGGACAGTCTGATGAAAGAATTTTTGACCGATAAGTAAAGGATAGAGAGAAGGAGCGGGAGAAAATTCTTCCGCTCTAATCCTTAGAAAGGAAGGAAAAACATTGTTTCTAAAAAAGCAGAGAAATTTCTTAGTTACTTTTGAAGAAGCTATTCTTGTGATTCTCGGATTAGCAGTTCCTCTTATGGTTGCGCTCGGTGTATTCTTCCGCTATATCCTAAAAACAGATCTATTCGGTATCGAAGAAATTGAAATCTTTTGCGCTATGATCCTCTATTTTATCGGCGCTGCTTACGCAAGCTATAAAAAACAGCAGATAACGGCGGATTTGACCCAGTCAATGATAAAAAGTTTTAAGATACGCAAATTCTTTGCTATTGTTTCAACCTTCTTAGCCTTAGTTGCAGTAGGAGCATTTACATACTGGACTATAGATCTAGTTCAATATGCTGGACTTAGAAATCCTAAAACATCAGTTTGGAAAATACCGTTGGTTTGGGAGTATATCATGATTTTTTGGGGATTTTTTGTAATGACATTATGTGCGGCTAGAGACTTTTACAACGCTCTCACAAGAAAGCCTGAAGCGTCTGTGGATTCCGAAAAGTAATTAAGGAAGGAGAATGGTGTAATGGTTGTATCTGGTCTTTTATTCCTACTTATAGGTCTAGTAATTGGCATTCCAGTCCCTTTTGCGTTTTTTCTAACTGCGATGTATTTTCTGCTCACCGGGGATTACGCGACGACTTTTATGGTGCCTTACGCCGTAAGAAATCTTAGTAATACTGTTATATTTTCAATTCCTTTGTTTATCCTAGCCGGTAAACTTATGGAACGCGGTAATATCGCTGATAAACTGATCGGATTAGTTGAAGAAACTGTAGGTAGATTAAAAGGTGGACTTGGAATAGTAGCTACTGTTTCATGTGCAGTTTTTGGTTCGGTTACCGGTAGTGCCGCTGCAACGCTTACGTGCATAGGTTCTATAATGATTCCAAGGATGGAGAAAGCAGGCTATCCTAGAGGTCATTCTACAGCTCTATTAGCTAACTCTGCTGTGTTGGGTATGCTGATTCCACCAAGCGGTATTATGATACTTTATTCTTGGGTCGGCGGACAGTCTGTTTTGGCAAGCTTTCTTGCAACAGTGTTGCCTGGTATTGCCCTGACAATTTTATTCTCCATCATAAATTGCGTTTTATTGCGGAATAATGCGAATATTATAATTCCAGCTATATCACAGGAAGAAAAGACATTCCAGCATAAATGTATGCGTATTAAAAAAGCATCTCCGGCCTTGATGATGCCAGTAATAATATTAGGCGGCATATATAGTGGCATAATGACTCCAACTGAAGCAGCTGCCGTAGCCGTAATATATGCCATTCCTGTTGGAATGTTTATATATAAAGGACTTACAGTAAAAGGACTCAAAGAAACGCTCATAGATTCCGGCATGGCAACTGGGACTATTATGATTATGATGTTCGGATGTTCAGTTTTGGCTAGAATGTTTGTCGAAGAAGATCTTCCTGGTGCGATACTAAAACTACTGTATTCTATCTCGACAGATCAGAAAATGATTCTCCTTATGTTAAACATATTCATGATTATACTAGGCATGCTTGTAGACGATACAAGCGCAGTGCTTCTCGCTACTCCTATTATGATTCCAATAATACAAGAAATAGGTGTTAGCCCAGTACATTTCGCAGCAATAGTAGCCGTTAATTCTGGAATGGGCAACATAACTCCTCCGTGTGCTCCACTTTTGTATCTATCCGGAGCCATTGCAAAATGTCCAATAAATGAAACGCTTCGCGTCACTGGATGGTTAATATTACTTGGATGGCTCCCCATCCTTATTTTAACGACATACGTTCCTGAATTTTCAATGTGGTTACCACGTCTGGTTCTTGGGATAAAATAATGTAGGTTTGTCAAACATCTGTTACATCGAGCCTAAAGAGTGAGTTATGACTTCCCGAGGAGACTTCCTGCTAAGGGGTCTCATAGGGAAGTTATTGTATCTGTGGTTATGCACGGCCAGCTGCTTTGCAAAATCTTCCAGAGAATAGAATTGATGCGACGCATAAAAATATTCGTTATCCTTCCGGTGTGATCTTTCCGCCTTCCCGTTATGACGCAGCGTTTACGGCTTTATCAGCTTATGCTTTATCGCGCACCGCTCCAAATGACTTTCAAAGAGCGTAGGTCTGTCTTTGTCAGAGGTAAACCGGTTCGTAAATTCCGTCTCGTTGTCGCTAAGGACGCATTCCACACGAAATTTGAAGAACCTCAGCATATGTTTCAGGAATATTGCCTGTTTGTTTCGTATTTTGTTGCAGCTTGGGTAACGCCGTACTTCATTGCGTATCTAATAAGCGATTGTGTGTAACGTTCCTTTTGTGATATCTTACTCATGCTGGAATCGTCCTCCTAGTGGATTTGCGGTGAAATTACTTTACGGCATGGACGTGTTTCCCGCTTCTTCATCCGGTTCTCTGTCACATATGTACGGTAAACATACGATGCCATACTGAATAGTCCGGCGGCCGACCTTGACAAGGTGTATTACGCGTGCGCTGCAAGCAGTGGCGCAAAAGTTCCGTCAGAGCTGTTTAACGCTTTACCAGCTAAGGACTTTGCGTAAATTGCGAGAGCAGTGTAGAGTTTTTGCTCGTAATATAGGAGAACAGCCGGCACAAATTATCCGTGAGGTATGCTGCAGTCTGAACTTGGCTACGCATACCCCCTATTTCTTTCTGGCTGGAATTGAGTACAGCAAAAATAAAAAAGTGGATGCGGGCAATATCAAAAGCACGGAAATATCAATCGGCGTGCCCGTGCTATAATTAAACTGACGATTTTCTGGGATGTGTATAAAAGCATGGAAACAAGTTTTAGATCCTATGACAAGCAAAATGATACTGAAACGGAACAAAAATGCTTTGACCTCCACCCAAGAGTAAAAAGCCCTGGGAAAATATATTCTATTGTTTTGGGGATATACCTGGCTGCTTTTTTTATAGGTCTATGGTTTGCATATGATCTAGCGGGAGGTATTGGGGTATTGATGTATCTGGTCCTCGTCGTGGGCGTTGGGAGCGGATTATATGAAGCGTCTATACTTCTCTTTCCAGAAACGTAGTCTGTATTAGTTTGTATATTAAGAAAAGCCGCCTTTTTTGAGGCGGCTTTTTCCCTGCCCTCAATGGGGTGAAACAGTGGCATCTAAAGAACTTCAATTAGCTATCGCCATCGGCGGTTCTCTTAATGCAAATTTAGACAAAAGCATTAAGCGGGCGAGCGAAACGCTTAATTCACTTTCCGTTGCAGGAACTGAGACGCAGAAAAAGTTAAGCGCTCTCGGGAAAATAGACGCGAACCTACATTGTTAAAATAAAACTGTCCGTACCCCTTGACAATCCGGCACGGGGCGTAATATCATTTAAAAATGCAGTCTTGATATTTGTGTGTCGAGACTTTTAAAAGTAAATAGCGTGAAACGCGATGACGGAGTTACGGCCGTCGCAGATAGGTTTACAGAGAGCCGGCGCGCAGGTGAAAGCCGGAACCGAAGGGCGGCGGAGCGGTCTCGCTCCCGAGCGGAGTTCCCTAAGGCGGCGCGCCGCTTTTAAGGAGCTACGGGTGGCCGCGTCAGAGGCCCTAATGAGCGGCCGCGGGAACGTGGCAATCAGGGTGGTACCGCGGAGTGTGAATTTTTCGCCCCTGAGGCATGTGTATGCCTCGGGGGCTTTTTTTATAGCCGTTCGGGGCGGGATTTCGGAAGACGAAAAAGGAGAGGTTTGAGATGAAACAGATCAGATTCACGGACATTACGCTGCGCGAGGCTTCGCGCTGCGGAGAAGGGGCCCTTTCGTTCAAGGAGATAATCGAGGAGGCGAAGATTCTCGACAGGCTTAATCTCGACGTTATCAGCCTCGCGCCGATAGAGAACGAAAAAATAGACTCGCTGCTCGTGCGCACCGTCGCCGCGGCGGTCAAGAAGAGCGCGCTTTCGATTCCCGTCGGTTTCGAGGAGGGCGGCGTCGAGACTGCGTGGAACGCCGTGGCCGAGGCGGCGCATCCGAGGCTTTACGTAGAAGCCCCGACCTCCACCGTGCAGATGGAGTTCGTATGCAACAAGAAGCCGGACGGAATTATCAAGATGATAGAAACGCTTGTCGCGAAGAGCCGCGCTCTCTGCCCGGAC
The window above is part of the Cloacibacillus sp. An23 genome. Proteins encoded here:
- the dctP gene encoding TRAP transporter substrate-binding protein DctP, with translation MKRERLYFYLMAIVCTIICIETAEAKPMTLKFAGINPIEHSSTVEMKKLAQNVEAATNGEVKVRVFPAGQLGDYSLVYEEITKGTIDMALIPIPTEYESRHQITMVPGLVRNYDEIGEVFARDGWLYNVVKDLHEGLDVVFLGFQIEGFGGIGSSKEISDPLNPDTPKNMLCRISTMELDKMVMDALGYPTVTIPYSDLYTALQTGVAEGWYGGAAIHTYQSFRDVLDYWYNFNLFLETYQFVVSKQSWDKMTPEQQRIIATEAEALCVNSIDIAKSEEKDCLEKMKEAGMNVYIYSSDELEPINHQIRTKVWPQLDQLLGKELTDSLMKEFLTDK
- a CDS encoding TRAP transporter small permease subunit, yielding MFLKKQRNFLVTFEEAILVILGLAVPLMVALGVFFRYILKTDLFGIEEIEIFCAMILYFIGAAYASYKKQQITADLTQSMIKSFKIRKFFAIVSTFLALVAVGAFTYWTIDLVQYAGLRNPKTSVWKIPLVWEYIMIFWGFFVMTLCAARDFYNALTRKPEASVDSEK
- a CDS encoding TRAP transporter large permease produces the protein MVVSGLLFLLIGLVIGIPVPFAFFLTAMYFLLTGDYATTFMVPYAVRNLSNTVIFSIPLFILAGKLMERGNIADKLIGLVEETVGRLKGGLGIVATVSCAVFGSVTGSAAATLTCIGSIMIPRMEKAGYPRGHSTALLANSAVLGMLIPPSGIMILYSWVGGQSVLASFLATVLPGIALTILFSIINCVLLRNNANIIIPAISQEEKTFQHKCMRIKKASPALMMPVIILGGIYSGIMTPTEAAAVAVIYAIPVGMFIYKGLTVKGLKETLIDSGMATGTIMIMMFGCSVLARMFVEEDLPGAILKLLYSISTDQKMILLMLNIFMIILGMLVDDTSAVLLATPIMIPIIQEIGVSPVHFAAIVAVNSGMGNITPPCAPLLYLSGAIAKCPINETLRVTGWLILLGWLPILILTTYVPEFSMWLPRLVLGIK